A part of Fusarium oxysporum Fo47 chromosome III, complete sequence genomic DNA contains:
- a CDS encoding nucleotide-diphospho-sugar transferase has product MVSENTAALPPKVWATLVTNDDYLKGVLALNYRLRCVKSKYPLLVLYTTPTTTKEYTDDPRFNECWTKLIAFSLTDYSRIVLLDSDMLPLQNMDELMDLDLDLPAHASPEVAQTTGADISTGLGKLNSGLLVINPSKAIFDQIVTKMNEAGLDYQFPDQDLLADVFKGRWVALPYIYNALKTMREPAVHGAIWRDDKVKNVHYILSPKPWDELGPDGTWKGDKPIHKWWIDAYNSMRAEEKTLGVS; this is encoded by the exons ATGGTCTCTGAAAATACTGCGGCCCTGCCTCCTAAAG TTTGGGCAACTCTGGTGACAAACGATGACTATCTCAAGGGCGTACTGGCACTCAACTACCGTCTGCGATGCGTCAAATCAAAATATCCGCTGCTTGTTCTATACACCA CTCCAACGACCACAAAAGAGTACACTGATGACCCACGATTCAACGAGTGCTGGACAAAGCTGATCGCCTTCTCACTCACGGACTACTCACGAATAGTTCTTCTTGACTCAGATATGCTGCCACTACAGAACATGGATGAGCTCATGGACCTAGACCTCGACCTACCAGCA CATGCTTCGCCAGAAGTCGCACAAACAACTGGAGCAGATATCTCTACGGGCTTAGGAAAACTCAACAGCGGACTCCTAGTCATCAACCCATCGAAGGCCATTTTCGATCAGATCGTCACAAAGATGAATGAGGCAGGTCTCGACTACCAGTTCCCGGATCAGGACCTTCTTGCAGATGTCTTCAAAGGTCGCTGGGTGGCGTTGCCATACATCTACAACGCCTTGAAGACGATGCGAGAACCAGCTGTGCACGGAGCCATATGGCGTGatgacaaggtcaagaacgTCCATTACATTCTCAGTCCCAAGCCATGGGATGAGCTGGGGCCAGACGGGACATGGAAAGGGGATAAGCCTATCCATAAGTGGTGGATTGACGCGTACAACTCAATGCGTGCAGAAGAAAAGACACTTGGAGTCTCTTAA
- a CDS encoding pyridoxal phosphate-dependent transferase → MASLNGNLSQRGEVFATPTSKMPMLDVVNDLWHAETNPDGYISLGVAENTLMHKELIEHITKNFSLDSHALTAGDGFTGSHRLRNTLARFINRNFSPFEDIIKDQVIVTSGVGQAIELSGFALCDKGNGVLLARPHYGNFPIDLGYRVEAKIIGVSFGDVDPFSIETIVYYEKALEEAEQQGIRVRVFLLCNPHNPLGRCYTPEVLKAYMQFCQKHNLHLISDEVYALSVWKNPGAPDAPDFTSILAINHHGLIDRELIHVLWGMGKDFGSCGIRIGCLISRNKAFLRACEANSYFSSPSSLADLATARILADDAFIESYIKTNRLRLAENYELTTKFLSSHQIPHKEGSNAGLFVWADLFQPLRAQVDATLQNQKEHEEGSEEALRTLETSLQENFLKHKIFLALGADFGSDVWSA, encoded by the exons ATGGCGTCTTTGAACGGAAACCTCTCACAGCGAGGCGAGGTATTCGCGACGCCGACGAGCAAAATGCCAATGTTGGATGTAGTAAACGATCTATGGCATGCAGAAACGAACCCTGACGGATATATCAGTCTCGGCGTTGCTGAGAAT ACACTCATGCACAAGGAACTGATTGAACATATCACTAAGAAT TTCAGCCTTGATAGCCATGCTTTGACAGCTGGCGACGGTTTCACTGGCTCTCATCGCCTACGAAATACCCTTGCAAGATTCATCAACCGCAACTTTAGCCCATTTGAAGACATCATCAAAGATCAAGTCATTGTCACCTCGGGTGTAGGCCAGGCAATCGAGCTCAGTGGCTTCGCGCTCTGCGACAAAGGTAATGGCGTTTTGCTCGCGCGACCTCACTATGGAAACTTTCCCATTGATCTCGGCTACAGAGTTGA AGCCAAGATTATCGGTGTCTCGTTTGGAGATGTAGATCCCTTCAGTATTGAGACCATCGTTTATTACGAGAAAGCTTTGGAGGAAGCTGAGCAGCAAGGGATTCGTGTCAGAGTGTTCCTGTTATGCAACCCTCATAACCCATTAG GTCGATGTTATACTCCCGAGGTTCTGAAGGCGTACATGCAATTCTGTCAGAAACATAACCTGCACCTCATCAGTGACGAGGTATATGCTCTTTCAGTCTGGAAGAACCCAGGCGCGCCTGATGCTCCAGACTTCACCTCAATCCTAGCTATCAATCATCATGGTTTGATCGATAGAGAGCTAATCCACGTACTTTGGGGAATGGGCAAG GACTTTGGTTCCTGTGGTATCAGAATTGGGTGTCTCATCAGTCGTAACAAGGCCTTTCTACGAGCTTGCGAAGCCAATTCTTACTTCTCTAGCCCTTCGTCTCTAGCCGACCTTGCTACCGCTCGTATACTCGCCGATGATGCGTTCATTGAGAGCTACATCAAAACCAATCGATTACGGCTAGCAGAGAACTACGAACTGACAACTAAGTTTCTTAGCAGTCATCAGATTCCTCACAAAGAAGGATCCAATGCTGGCTTGTTCGTATGGGCTGATCTATTCCAGCCCTTGCGCGCACAAGTCGATGCCACTTTGCAGAACCAGAAGGAACATGAGGAAGGTTCTGAGGAAGCACTGAGGACTCTTGAGACGAGTCTGCAAGAGAATTTCTTAAAGCACAAGATATTTTTGGCGCTTGGGGCTGATTTTGGAAGTGAT GTCTGGAGCGCATGA